The Cupriavidus necator DNA window CGCGGTGGTGGCGGGCGAGGTGCGCAGCCTGGCGCAGCGTAGCGCCAACGCGGCCAAGGAGATCAAGGGGCTGATCGGCGATACGGTGGAGCGCGTGGACAACGGCTCGGCGCTGGTGGGCCAGGCGGGCAAGACCATGGAAGAGATCGTGCAGGCGGTCAAGCGCGTGACCGACATCATGGGCGAGATCAGCGCGGCGTCGGCCGAGCAGAGCGCGGGCATCGAGCAGGTCAACCAGGCCGTGGCGCAGATGGACGAGGGCACGCAGCAGAACGCGGCGCTGGTGGAAGAAGCCGCCGCCGCCGCAGGCGCGCTGGAAGAGCAGGCCAGCCGGCTGCAGGGGGCCGTGGCGACGTTCCGCCTGGCGGCCGAGGATGCCCGCGCGGATTCGTTCGTGGCCCACTCGCTGCCTGCGGCGACGGCAGTGCCGGCCAAGGTGTCTCGTGCCGCCGGCGCGGTGCGCGCCATCGCTGCCGGCAAGCGGGTCGCCAAGGCCCTGCCCGCCAGCACGAAGGCCGCGGCTTTGCCTGCGGCGGACCATGCCGCCGCAGCCGAGGCGGCAGATGCCGTCGCCACGCAGCCGGCGCGGCTGGTCGCAGGCAGAGCCTCGCGGCCCGCGCTGGCAGCCGCCGACAACGGCGACTGGAGTGCGTTCTGATCCCCACTGGCAACGGGCCGCGCGGCGTCCCGGATGGCAAGGCTATGACGACCGAGATCAACCTGGCTCTGCCGCATGACGATGCGGCCCGTCTGCGCAAGGAATTCGAGCAGTTCGTCGGGGTCTCGAGCGGCCTGGACCGCGAGTTCCTGCCGCCCGATTTCCAGGAATTCCTGCGCGCGCGGCTGCTGCAGCATGACGGCCCGCTCACCGAGCGCGCGGTCTCGCGGCTGCTGTCCGGCGGTGAATACGGCTGGGCCCGCCGCGTGTTCGACAAGCAGTTGCCCAATGCGCTGGCGGCGCTGATGCGCGATGCCCGGCGCTTTGGCTTCGGGCTGGCGGTGCAGCCGGACTGGACGCCGGACCAGCGCCTGGCGCATGCGCGCGAATGGGCGGCGCAGGTGCTGTCGGAATGCGGCGCCGATGCTGCCTTCACCGAGGCGCTCGCCACGCAGGTGGCGGCTTCCGCGGAAGACGTGCGGGTACTGGAAGAGCGCATGCGCACGCCCGCATGGCGCCTGGCCGAAAGCCTGCGCCAGCGCGCCTATGAGCTGATGTACGCGCTGCAGACCGAAGACAGCGAAGCCGCTGGCCGCGCACGTGTGGGCGAGCTGCGCGGCATGCTGGGCCTCGCCCTGGAGTACGGCTCGGTGCGGCCGGAAGAAGCCTCGCGCGTGCTGGAGCAGGTGGAGCGCATGCGCCCGGCGCTGTTCCGCGAAGCGCCCGACGATGTGTTCGACCGGTTGGCGGCATGGCTGCGGCGCATGTTCGGGCACTGAGGGCGCGGTCGGAATCCGGCCCCGCTGCCTCCGGCCATGAATTTCGTACAGGGATGACGGACAGTGTCTGCGTGCTGAACGCCACATGCGGCACTCGTCAATAGAGGAATCCAGCAGGCTACCGAAGGCGCTGGTCGCGCGTTTGCAGAAATGACGCTTGCAGAACTGGTTTGCGCCAGATCAAGTGTCAGGGATGTGAACTGTTACAAAATGGGCGCGCCCATGTATGTTCCATGCGACATTTGGTTCCCCCCCCGCGTAAGTAGGGATTGGCATTGCGGGTCGATTGCCGATATAAACGTAACAGTCTCACTTACACTCTGTAACACTTGTAACGGAGTTGATTACAGTTTGACACGGGCGTAGTTCCTTAGTCGTACGTTGTACCCGCCCAGCCGCATACAAACGATCTGGTCGCCGGGCCCGCAAGGGCATCGGTAAGCGCCGGACAAGCGGCCACGGTGGGTTTTTGGTAGCGGGGATAAATTGGAAAGCAGTGAAGTTCTCCAGGAGATCAGGGAGGTTAACCTCGCCTATCTGCTGCTCGCGCAACGCCTGGTGCGCGAAAACCAGGTCGAAGCCATGTTCCGGCTCGGGGTCAGCAAGGAAATTGCGGATATTCTTGCCAAGCTGACTTCCGCGCAACTCGTCAAGCTGGCGGCATCCAACATGGTGCTGTGCAGGTTCCGCTTCGACGACCATGCGCTTCTGTCCACTCTCACCCACACGGCCAAGAGTCATGACATGCAGCAGATCCACGCCGCGATCCTGCTTGCACGCCAGCCTGTGGAGTCGCTCAATTGACCGCGCTCCTGCAGGCCGAGCCCACCCGGAGTTACACGGCCACCTCCGTTCCCAGCCGCAAGAGCGTGCTCCAGGATGCGAACCAGACCCAGCTTGCGATCGAGCTGATCGGCCTGGGTGCGCGCCTGCAGGTGCTTGAAGCCGAGACCACGCTGTCGCGTGACCGGCTCATCCGCCTGTACAAGGAGCTGCGCGGCGTCTCGCCCCCCAAGGGCATGCTTCCCTTCTCGACGGACTGGTTCACCACCTGGCTGCCGAATATCCACTCGTCGCTGTTCTTCTCTGCCTACCAGTTCATGGTGCAGGAGGGCGAGACCGTGGGCATTCGCGCGGTGGTGGCTGCCTACCGCCTGTACCTTGAGCATGTTTCGCTGCTCGGCGGCGAAATTGTCTTAAGTTTCACGCGTGCCTGGACGTTAGTACGGTTCTTCGAGAGCAACATGCTGCAGCTGTCCCGCTGCACGTGTTGCGGCGGGCAGTTTGTCACGCACGCGTATGAGCCGCACGCGAATTTTGTGTGCAGCCTGTGCCGTCCGCCGTCACGCGCAGGGAAAGTGAAGAAGCTCTCGAAAGACGCCGCCGCCGTGCAGACCAACGCCTGATCCTGGTCAAGGTCCGCCGGCTGGCAAGCTTGCAGCGCTGGCGGACGGACCACTCTCCGTTCGCCCGTGCCCGGGCAATTGTGCGTGACTGACGCGCGTATTTAGACGGGGATCCGATCGTGCTAGTAGTTCTTGGCTATGTCGTCGTGGTTGTGGCGGTGCTTGGCGGTTACGCCATGACCGGCGGCCACATGGGCGCGCTATATCAACCGGCGGAATTTGTGATCATCGGGGGCGCCGCCTTCGGCGCCTTCATCGCCACCAATACAGCAAAGGCCATCAAGGCCACCATCAAGGCCCTGCCGGGCCTGTTCAAGAGTTCCAAGTACAAGAAAGAGCTGTACCTGGACGTCATGTCGCTGCTGTACGTGCTGCTGTCCAAGGCACGGCGCGAAGGCATCCTGTTCCTGGAAAAGGAAATCGCGGACCCCGCCGCCAGCAGCGTCTTCAGCCAGTACCCGCGCATCCTGTCGGATCCGGTGGTGATGGAATTCCTCACCGACTACCTGCGCATGATGGTCAACGGCAACATGAACGCCTTCGAGATCGAGGCCCTGATGGACCACGAGATCGAGACCTTCCGCCACGAGGCCGAGATCCCCGCCCATGCGCTGTCGCGCGTCGGCGACGCGCTGCCCGCCTTCGGCATCGTTGCCGCGGTGATGGGCGTGGTGCACGCGCTGGGTTCGGCCGACCTGCCGCCGGCCGAGCTGGGTGCGCTGATCGCGCACGCCATGGTCGGCACCTTCCTCGGCATCCTGCTGGCCTATGGCTTTGTCTCGCCGCTGGCCGCGCGCATCGAGCTGCAGGTATCCGAGAACGTCAAGGTCTACGAATGCATCAAGGTGGTGCTGCTGGCCTCGCTCAACGGTTACGCGCCGCTGGTGGCGGTGGAATTCGGCCGCAAGGTGCTGTATTCCACGGTGCGGCCGTCGTTCCTTGAGCTCGACGACCACGTGCGTGAAGTCAAGAGCCTGAATTAAGGCGCGCAAGCAGCAAGGGGCACCGTCATGAGCAGCGCACACGATATGCGTCCGATCATCGTCCGCCGGGCAAAGTCGCACGCCAGGCCGCACGGCAACCACAGCTGGAAGATCGCCTACGCCGACTTCATGACGGCGATGATGGCGCTGTTCCTGGTGCTGTGGCTGCTGTCCAGCGCCAACAAGAAGACGCTGGAAGGCATTGCCGAGTACTTCCGCATGCCGCTCAAGGTGGCCATCGTCGGCGGCGAGAAGAGCAGCCAGACCCCGAGCGTGATCCCGGGCGGCGGCCAGGATGCGCTGCGCAAGGACGGCGACACCATGCGCGCGCGCACCAACGAACCCAGCGACGAGCAGCGGCGCAACGAGCAGCAGGAAGCGCAGCGCCTGCGCGCGCTCAAGCAGCGGCTCGAGCAGATCATCGAGAACAACCCGGTGCTGCGCCAGTTCCGCCCGCAGCTGCTGCTGGACATCACCAGCGAGGGGCTGCGCATCCAGATCCTGGATACGCAGAACCGGCCGATGTTCCGCACCGGCAGCGCCACGGTCGAGACCTATATGCGCACCATCCTGCGCGAGATCGGGCCGGTGCTGAACGAGCTGCCCAACAAGGTCAGCCTGTCGGGCCATACCGATGCGGCCAACTATTCCAACGGCGAGCGCACCTACAGCAACTGGGAGCTGTCGGGCGACCGCGCCAACGCTTCGCGCCGCGAGCTGATCGCCGGCGGCATGCAGGAGGGCAAGGTGCTGCGCGTGCTGGGCCTGGCCGCGACCATGCCGCTGGACAAGGAAGACCTGCTGGCGCCGGTGAACCGGCGCATCAGCATCGTGGTGCTCAACCACAAGGCCCAGGCGCGCTTCGAGGCCGAGAACGCCAGCGCTGCCGAGGTCACGGTGGCGGCGCAGGCCGGCAAGGCCGCGCAGGAGATGCAGGCAGGGCTGGCAGCGGCCTCAGCGCCCGCGGCTGCGCCCACGGGCAGCAAACCATGACGCGCGGCCGTTGCGGCAGCGCCAGTGCAGTAACCAAGTGACTCAGGACGCCATGTCTGTCGATATCGATATCACACAGTTTTACCAGACCTTCTTCGAGGAAGCGGAAGAACTGCTCGTCGAAATGGAGCAGCTGCTGCTCGGCCTGGACATTGAGTCGCCCGA harbors:
- a CDS encoding DUF4088 domain-containing protein: MTTEINLALPHDDAARLRKEFEQFVGVSSGLDREFLPPDFQEFLRARLLQHDGPLTERAVSRLLSGGEYGWARRVFDKQLPNALAALMRDARRFGFGLAVQPDWTPDQRLAHAREWAAQVLSECGADAAFTEALATQVAASAEDVRVLEERMRTPAWRLAESLRQRAYELMYALQTEDSEAAGRARVGELRGMLGLALEYGSVRPEEASRVLEQVERMRPALFREAPDDVFDRLAAWLRRMFGH
- the flhD gene encoding flagellar transcriptional regulator FlhD → MESSEVLQEIREVNLAYLLLAQRLVRENQVEAMFRLGVSKEIADILAKLTSAQLVKLAASNMVLCRFRFDDHALLSTLTHTAKSHDMQQIHAAILLARQPVESLN
- the flhC gene encoding flagellar transcriptional regulator FlhC; amino-acid sequence: MTALLQAEPTRSYTATSVPSRKSVLQDANQTQLAIELIGLGARLQVLEAETTLSRDRLIRLYKELRGVSPPKGMLPFSTDWFTTWLPNIHSSLFFSAYQFMVQEGETVGIRAVVAAYRLYLEHVSLLGGEIVLSFTRAWTLVRFFESNMLQLSRCTCCGGQFVTHAYEPHANFVCSLCRPPSRAGKVKKLSKDAAAVQTNA
- the motA gene encoding flagellar motor stator protein MotA → MLVVLGYVVVVVAVLGGYAMTGGHMGALYQPAEFVIIGGAAFGAFIATNTAKAIKATIKALPGLFKSSKYKKELYLDVMSLLYVLLSKARREGILFLEKEIADPAASSVFSQYPRILSDPVVMEFLTDYLRMMVNGNMNAFEIEALMDHEIETFRHEAEIPAHALSRVGDALPAFGIVAAVMGVVHALGSADLPPAELGALIAHAMVGTFLGILLAYGFVSPLAARIELQVSENVKVYECIKVVLLASLNGYAPLVAVEFGRKVLYSTVRPSFLELDDHVREVKSLN
- the motB gene encoding flagellar motor protein MotB translates to MSSAHDMRPIIVRRAKSHARPHGNHSWKIAYADFMTAMMALFLVLWLLSSANKKTLEGIAEYFRMPLKVAIVGGEKSSQTPSVIPGGGQDALRKDGDTMRARTNEPSDEQRRNEQQEAQRLRALKQRLEQIIENNPVLRQFRPQLLLDITSEGLRIQILDTQNRPMFRTGSATVETYMRTILREIGPVLNELPNKVSLSGHTDAANYSNGERTYSNWELSGDRANASRRELIAGGMQEGKVLRVLGLAATMPLDKEDLLAPVNRRISIVVLNHKAQARFEAENASAAEVTVAAQAGKAAQEMQAGLAAASAPAAAPTGSKP